One Candidatus Binatia bacterium DNA window includes the following coding sequences:
- a CDS encoding DUF4198 domain-containing protein — translation MRIVCTALALLLAATTAGAHEFWVEPESFTPSVGDRVAVRLFVGDAGEREEIARRSDHLLRFESVRAESTEPVVGLLGRAPAGMLSLETPGELLLVYQGRHTFIELPAEKFESYLQTEDLARVIAERVRRNESLSPGRETYARYAKSLVNVGEVDDGQRVFSLEVGLLVEVVLETDPRGWRVGDPLVVRVLYGGRPLADQSLKLIHLIDRELQLHARTDAEGRAELQPPQPGPWLVATVFMRRAGDGVEGDWESFWASLTLELPPVVSKLE, via the coding sequence GTGCGGATCGTCTGTACCGCGCTCGCGCTGCTCCTCGCGGCAACGACTGCGGGCGCGCACGAGTTCTGGGTCGAGCCCGAGAGCTTCACGCCGAGCGTCGGCGACCGAGTAGCCGTCCGACTCTTCGTCGGCGACGCCGGCGAGCGCGAAGAGATAGCCCGGCGGAGCGATCACCTGCTCCGCTTCGAGTCGGTACGCGCCGAAAGCACGGAGCCGGTCGTCGGTCTCCTCGGCCGCGCGCCGGCCGGCATGCTGAGCCTCGAGACTCCCGGCGAGTTGCTGCTCGTCTACCAGGGGCGGCACACGTTCATCGAGTTGCCGGCGGAAAAGTTCGAGAGCTACCTGCAAACCGAAGACCTCGCCCGCGTCATCGCAGAGCGCGTGCGCCGGAACGAGAGCCTGTCTCCAGGTCGCGAGACTTACGCGCGCTACGCCAAGTCGCTCGTGAACGTCGGCGAGGTCGACGATGGCCAACGTGTCTTCTCGCTTGAGGTTGGCCTTCTGGTCGAGGTCGTCCTCGAAACGGATCCCCGCGGCTGGCGGGTGGGCGACCCCCTGGTCGTCCGGGTCTTGTACGGCGGACGTCCACTCGCCGATCAGAGCCTCAAGCTCATTCATCTGATCGACCGCGAGCTCCAGCTGCATGCTCGTACGGACGCGGAAGGCCGGGCGGAGCTTCAGCCGCCGCAGCCGGGTCCGTGGCTCGTGGCCACCGTCTTCATGCGGCGCGCCGGCGATGGCGTCGAGGGCGACTGGGAGAGCTTCTGGGCGAGCCTGACGCTCGAGTTGCCGCCCGTAGTCTCGAAGTTGGAGTGA
- a CDS encoding glycine--tRNA ligase — protein sequence MSKPKKKAPDRMERIVNLAKRRGLVFQSSEIYGGLNSCWDYGPIGVELRRNVKDAWWREMVWSRGDIVGLDCSILMHPRVWEASGHLAGFTDPMVDCKKCKSRFRADHPDQIAVHADSCDGELTEARQFNLMFKTFMGPVEESANEVFLRPETAQGMFVNFANVLDTSRRKLPFGIAQQGKSFRNEITPGNFLFRTREFEQMEMEYFVKPGEEAQWYDYWKKERFDWYLRLGIKPENLRLREHESDELAHYAKGCADVEYKFPFGWSELEGIASRTDFDLKQHAEWSKKDLSYFDEESRERYVPYVIEPAAGADRATLAFLVDAYDEDEVEGETRVVLRLHPRLAPVKVAVLPLLRKNGQPEKAQEVFAQLRPHMVAQYDQAGSIGRRYRRQDEIGTPFALTVDHQTMDDGTLTLRDRDKTSQERIHESDILAELLRRVAG from the coding sequence ATGTCCAAACCGAAGAAGAAAGCGCCCGATCGCATGGAGCGGATCGTCAACCTCGCCAAGCGGCGTGGGTTGGTCTTCCAGTCGAGCGAAATCTACGGTGGTTTGAACAGCTGTTGGGACTACGGCCCGATCGGCGTCGAGCTCCGCCGCAACGTGAAGGACGCGTGGTGGCGCGAGATGGTCTGGTCTCGCGGCGACATCGTGGGGCTCGACTGTTCGATCCTGATGCACCCCCGTGTGTGGGAAGCCTCGGGCCACCTCGCCGGGTTCACGGATCCGATGGTGGACTGCAAGAAGTGCAAGAGCCGCTTCCGTGCAGATCATCCCGATCAGATCGCGGTGCACGCCGATAGCTGTGACGGCGAGCTGACCGAGGCGCGTCAGTTCAACCTCATGTTCAAGACGTTCATGGGTCCGGTCGAGGAGTCGGCGAACGAGGTCTTCCTGCGCCCGGAGACGGCGCAGGGCATGTTCGTGAACTTTGCGAACGTTCTCGATACGAGTCGGCGCAAGCTCCCGTTCGGAATTGCGCAGCAGGGGAAGTCGTTCCGGAACGAGATCACTCCGGGCAATTTCCTCTTTCGCACGCGCGAGTTCGAACAGATGGAGATGGAGTACTTCGTCAAGCCGGGCGAAGAGGCGCAGTGGTACGACTACTGGAAGAAGGAGCGCTTCGACTGGTACCTCCGCCTCGGCATCAAGCCCGAGAATTTGCGGCTGCGTGAGCATGAGTCGGACGAGTTGGCGCACTATGCCAAGGGCTGCGCGGACGTGGAGTACAAGTTTCCATTCGGCTGGTCGGAACTCGAGGGCATCGCGAGCCGCACGGACTTCGATCTCAAGCAGCACGCCGAGTGGAGTAAGAAAGATCTCTCCTACTTCGACGAGGAAAGCCGAGAGCGCTACGTGCCCTACGTCATCGAGCCGGCCGCCGGCGCCGATCGCGCGACGCTCGCGTTCCTCGTCGATGCGTACGATGAGGACGAGGTCGAGGGCGAGACGCGGGTAGTGCTCCGTCTGCACCCGCGACTCGCGCCGGTCAAGGTCGCGGTGTTGCCGCTGCTTCGAAAGAACGGGCAGCCCGAGAAGGCGCAAGAGGTCTTCGCGCAGCTTCGCCCGCACATGGTCGCGCAGTACGATCAGGCGGGTTCGATCGGGCGGCGCTACCGTCGCCAGGATGAGATCGGTACGCCGTTCGCGCTGACCGTCGACCATCAGACGATGGACGACGGAACGCTGACCCTGCGCGATCGCGACAAGACGTCGCAAGAGCGCATTCACGAGTCGGACATTCTGGCAGAGTTGTTGCGGCGGGTCGCGGGATAG
- a CDS encoding MGMT family protein, with protein MTKDLYKKFYAVVRRVPCGKVATYGQIAILAGYPRHARHVGFALRALPEGSKVPWHRILNSRGEVSSRSFPGPDTLQRRLLEDENVKFSSKGRISLDRYGWEEGDVL; from the coding sequence GTGACGAAGGACCTGTACAAAAAGTTCTACGCCGTCGTCCGCCGTGTCCCGTGCGGAAAAGTCGCAACCTACGGCCAGATCGCGATCCTCGCAGGCTACCCGCGACACGCCCGCCACGTCGGCTTCGCCCTTCGCGCACTTCCCGAGGGCTCGAAGGTCCCCTGGCACCGCATCCTCAACTCCCGCGGCGAAGTCAGCTCCCGTTCCTTCCCGGGCCCCGACACCCTCCAACGCCGCCTCCTCGAAGACGAAAATGTAAAATTCTCCTCCAAGGGCCGCATCAGCCTCGACCGCTACGGCTGGGAAGAAGGGGACGTTCTTTGA
- a CDS encoding phytanoyl-CoA dioxygenase family protein — translation MELHLNNQLFRWEPHEGPFRRVTPAQARAYDEQGAFILEDAFDVDTMAKVIDIVDPIEARTTEFLRTQKDGKMFIAQADAITFTTHLVLQSPLLRDFVSGPVFQDLGHDLIGSAVRLYWDQAVYKKPEPDREFPWHQDNGYTYIEPQAYLTCWVALTDADEENGCPWVVPGKHLDGTLLHTMTDLGWRCLEDRPDAVPLPVRAGSIAVFSSLTPHRTGPNRTTDVRKSYIVQFAPDGANRIDVTPEGTRHRTPQDAPDRQFLIG, via the coding sequence GTGGAACTACATCTAAACAACCAGCTCTTTCGTTGGGAGCCGCATGAGGGTCCCTTCCGGCGCGTCACCCCTGCGCAGGCTCGGGCGTACGACGAGCAGGGGGCCTTCATCCTCGAAGACGCGTTCGATGTCGACACGATGGCGAAGGTCATCGACATCGTCGACCCGATTGAAGCGCGCACGACCGAGTTTCTGCGCACGCAGAAAGACGGGAAGATGTTCATCGCGCAGGCCGACGCGATCACCTTCACGACGCACCTGGTACTTCAGTCGCCGCTCCTTCGCGACTTCGTTTCCGGCCCCGTCTTCCAGGATCTCGGACATGATCTCATCGGATCGGCCGTGCGCCTGTATTGGGATCAGGCTGTCTACAAGAAGCCGGAACCCGATCGCGAGTTCCCGTGGCATCAGGATAATGGATACACGTACATCGAGCCGCAGGCCTATCTCACGTGCTGGGTCGCGCTCACCGATGCGGACGAGGAGAACGGTTGCCCGTGGGTCGTGCCCGGTAAGCACCTCGACGGCACGCTGCTCCACACGATGACCGACTTGGGTTGGCGTTGTCTCGAAGACCGGCCCGATGCGGTACCGCTGCCCGTGCGCGCCGGCAGCATCGCTGTCTTCTCGTCGCTCACCCCGCACCGCACTGGCCCGAACCGCACGACGGACGTTCGAAAGTCCTATATCGTCCAGTTCGCTCCCGACGGCGCCAACCGCATCGACGTCACCCCCGAAGGCACCCGCCACCGGACGCCCCAAGACGCCCCGGACCGCCAGTTCTTGATTGGCTGA
- a CDS encoding ATP-binding protein, which translates to MPDPDELRLLQAIHTIQTRYTDDGTTDAVLEDLLATLLGLTGSEYGLIGDVLTGDDGVAYLEPRAFANIAWDDATRRFYAENAPTGLEFANLENLLGTVMTTGGSVISNDPSHDERSGDLVSGHPSLDASLGLPLHHRGQMIGMVGVANRAGGYDQTLVDFLTPFVTTCAAITKAYRDDREWRRLEGEVRQNEERTQLIADVSSDGKFIVDIPPNGETHVWIDSGYERLAGYSSEEVDQVGLEALLHPDDRKRVVAYARAIVPGETARCEFRLVRPDDSVRWVHCSQRLQVGLEPGHRRYAGAIHDVTDRVEAELERRRAEENLRHIQKTDAIGTLAGGVAHDFNNALYVILGNAELALQKLGEDDGARKNLNEILAAARRGADITNRILQYSRVGTEPQTACDVGAVVRETREFLAAALPSSTQLVFDGQWEGLFVPVGASDLQQVLVNLCTNASHAMSVGGEVHVDFEEVPRSSVAEPPQVRMSVRDSGHGMSASLVQHIFEPYFTTKPRGKGTGLGLAVVQGIVSAAGGTIDVTSEVEGGSTFRVHLPAVAPASSEEAAAPALGHGQENVLFVDDEPRVARLGQEILESLGYSVEALTNSRDALDRFGANPGHYDIVVTDQTMPHLTGDAFARAVLRIRPDMPIVLCTGFSERLEAGEWGELGIHSFLKKPFSLEQLGTTVRRALDESRGAQPWQRS; encoded by the coding sequence ATGCCAGATCCCGATGAACTGCGTCTTCTTCAAGCGATCCACACAATCCAGACCCGGTACACCGATGACGGGACGACCGATGCAGTGCTCGAAGATCTTCTTGCGACGCTCCTCGGTCTGACCGGGAGCGAGTACGGGCTCATCGGCGACGTTCTGACCGGGGACGACGGGGTTGCCTATCTCGAGCCCCGGGCCTTCGCGAACATCGCGTGGGACGACGCGACGCGTCGGTTCTATGCGGAGAATGCCCCGACGGGTCTCGAGTTCGCGAATCTGGAGAACCTTCTCGGGACCGTCATGACCACCGGCGGCTCGGTCATCTCGAACGACCCGAGTCACGACGAGAGAAGCGGTGACCTTGTGAGCGGACATCCTTCGCTCGACGCGTCCCTCGGTCTTCCGCTCCATCACCGTGGTCAGATGATCGGGATGGTGGGCGTCGCCAATCGCGCCGGTGGGTACGACCAGACGCTCGTGGACTTCTTGACGCCTTTCGTGACGACCTGCGCCGCGATCACGAAGGCGTACCGGGACGACCGTGAATGGCGACGGCTCGAGGGGGAGGTTCGGCAAAACGAGGAGCGCACTCAGCTCATCGCCGACGTCTCGAGTGATGGGAAATTCATCGTGGACATTCCGCCGAACGGTGAAACCCACGTGTGGATCGACTCGGGCTACGAGCGGCTCGCGGGGTACAGCAGCGAGGAAGTGGATCAGGTTGGTCTCGAAGCGCTTCTGCACCCGGATGACCGGAAGCGTGTGGTCGCGTATGCGCGGGCGATCGTTCCGGGCGAGACGGCCCGTTGCGAATTCCGGCTCGTGAGGCCCGACGACAGTGTGCGGTGGGTCCACTGCTCGCAGCGGCTGCAGGTCGGCCTCGAACCCGGTCACCGCCGCTACGCCGGCGCCATCCACGACGTGACCGACCGCGTCGAGGCGGAACTGGAGCGCCGACGCGCCGAAGAGAACCTGCGGCACATCCAGAAGACCGATGCGATCGGAACGCTCGCGGGTGGTGTCGCCCACGACTTCAACAACGCGCTGTACGTGATTCTCGGCAACGCTGAGCTCGCGTTGCAAAAGCTCGGCGAGGACGATGGGGCTCGCAAGAATCTTAACGAGATTCTCGCGGCGGCACGGCGGGGCGCCGACATCACGAACCGGATCCTACAGTACAGCCGAGTGGGCACCGAGCCACAGACGGCGTGCGATGTCGGTGCGGTCGTCCGCGAGACGCGCGAGTTCCTAGCCGCGGCCCTGCCGTCTTCGACCCAGTTAGTATTCGACGGACAGTGGGAAGGCCTCTTCGTCCCCGTCGGTGCCTCGGACCTGCAGCAGGTCCTGGTGAACCTGTGCACGAACGCGAGTCATGCGATGTCCGTGGGTGGGGAGGTCCATGTGGACTTCGAGGAAGTTCCCCGCTCTTCCGTGGCCGAGCCCCCGCAGGTGCGAATGTCCGTCCGCGACTCGGGGCACGGCATGTCCGCGTCCCTCGTGCAGCACATCTTCGAGCCGTACTTCACGACGAAGCCGCGCGGGAAGGGGACGGGATTGGGCCTTGCCGTGGTGCAAGGGATCGTGAGTGCTGCCGGTGGTACGATCGACGTCACGAGCGAGGTCGAGGGCGGTTCCACCTTCCGGGTGCATCTGCCGGCGGTGGCGCCCGCCTCGTCCGAGGAGGCCGCCGCGCCGGCCCTCGGGCATGGTCAGGAGAACGTGCTCTTCGTCGATGACGAGCCGCGTGTGGCGCGTCTTGGGCAAGAAATTCTCGAATCCCTCGGCTACTCGGTAGAGGCGCTCACCAACAGCCGGGATGCGCTGGATCGTTTCGGCGCCAATCCGGGTCATTACGACATCGTAGTGACCGATCAGACCATGCCGCACCTCACGGGAGACGCATTCGCGCGCGCGGTGCTACGAATCCGACCGGATATGCCCATCGTTTTGTGTACCGGGTTCAGTGAACGCCTCGAGGCGGGGGAGTGGGGCGAGCTCGGCATCCATTCTTTCCTGAAGAAGCCGTTTAGTCTAGAGCAGTTGGGGACCACGGTGCGGCGCGCGCTGGATGAGAGCAGGGGGGCACAGCCATGGCAGAGATCTTGA
- a CDS encoding adenylate/guanylate cyclase domain-containing protein encodes MNCPSCGHENSAHAKFCEECGVRLGTEAPASLPAESPQSYTPRHLADRILRTRSALEGERKQVTVLFADVKGSMTLAEEVDPEEWHRILNRFFAILGDGIHRFEGTINQYTGDGIMALFGAPIAHEDHASRACYSALALRTELRRYAEDLKRSRGMNFSVRMGLHSGEVVVGKIGDDLRMDYTAQGHTVGLAQRMEQLAAPGTAYLTGSTAKLVEGFMKLRDLGTFEIRGVADPVQAFELEDVGALRTRFDLSKTRGLSVFVGRANEMELLEEKLERSLAGEAQIVSLIGEAGVGKSRLSFEFLERCRARGIRVAEGHALSHGQSVPLLPWLSVFRSSFDVDERDDAAKAREKVAGRAVLWDPMLSELLPIVFDFMGIADPEAPTIEMDPALRKRKLLDFVCRASEARNRTQGGILLWEDLHWLDAASDEMLAGWLAAVAGTRTLVVTNYRPEYRGRWSSWENHTEVRLGPLKSREVHTLLTELLGSDHTVYALPRMIEERTRGNPFFIQEVVQSLIESGDLRGKRGSYKLETAVRSLAIPGSVRAVLAARIDRLPDDQKSLLQTASVLGKTFEEPVLEKATGLPRSQLAAPLASLQSAEMILEDALYPVRRFAFKHPLTQEVAYHSQLQDRRAKTHLAAARALADLHSDQLSEKAALLAHHFEQGGKALEAARFHARAALWVGTKDIPEALRHDRRVVELLERISPSDETMTLGVKARARLLQLAWRSGMEPEEEDRLYREGAALAERLANEGLRATVAVGFEICLGNRGDEDGRERLGRETYQRALSLGDRELTLITLVPLANSLLERGKLADAMRLLETHDADLEPTTTDRGFGEFSARTHLLGLRAQAHAGLGNFETAEIGAADAMERGVRDGRAESEMLAHLTASEVHLRAGDADRATEHGLRFLELAERHGAPTYVTLAHSSAARARTLAGDAEAAIEHARVAGGTILAYGLEGLRPWQGEALATALLAGGSVDAAETGRATAELCRRTGQTTAGALCMLVVAATTEFPEARRLLDGADQRLRGAGARGYLPLVLEARAELARRRDDPARVRAHYREANQAWSEMGAHGHAERTRRLLDET; translated from the coding sequence ATGAACTGTCCGAGCTGCGGACACGAGAACAGCGCGCACGCGAAGTTCTGCGAAGAATGCGGCGTGCGGCTCGGTACCGAGGCCCCTGCGAGTCTCCCCGCCGAGTCGCCGCAGAGCTACACCCCACGCCATCTCGCCGACCGGATTCTTCGCACGCGCAGCGCCCTCGAAGGAGAGCGTAAACAAGTCACGGTTCTATTCGCCGACGTGAAGGGCTCAATGACCCTCGCCGAAGAGGTCGATCCGGAAGAATGGCACCGGATCCTGAATCGGTTCTTCGCGATCCTCGGAGACGGGATCCACCGATTTGAGGGAACGATCAATCAGTACACCGGCGACGGCATCATGGCGCTCTTCGGCGCACCCATCGCACACGAGGACCACGCCAGCCGCGCGTGCTACTCCGCGCTCGCCCTGCGCACCGAGCTGCGGCGCTACGCCGAGGACCTGAAGCGCAGTCGCGGGATGAACTTCTCCGTTCGTATGGGCCTGCACTCGGGCGAAGTGGTCGTCGGCAAGATCGGCGACGACCTTCGCATGGACTACACCGCCCAAGGCCACACGGTCGGACTCGCCCAACGTATGGAGCAGCTCGCGGCTCCGGGAACCGCCTATCTGACGGGCAGCACCGCCAAGCTCGTCGAGGGCTTCATGAAGCTACGCGACCTCGGCACATTCGAGATCCGCGGTGTCGCGGACCCCGTACAGGCCTTCGAACTCGAGGACGTCGGCGCCCTGCGCACACGGTTCGATCTGTCCAAGACCCGGGGGCTCTCGGTTTTCGTCGGCCGCGCGAACGAGATGGAACTCCTCGAAGAAAAGCTCGAACGATCCCTCGCCGGTGAGGCGCAAATCGTGAGCCTCATCGGCGAAGCCGGCGTCGGCAAGAGCCGACTCTCGTTCGAGTTCCTCGAGCGATGCCGCGCGCGCGGAATCCGCGTCGCGGAGGGCCACGCCCTCTCGCATGGCCAATCGGTACCGCTCCTTCCGTGGCTCTCCGTCTTCCGAAGCTCCTTCGACGTCGACGAGCGCGACGATGCAGCCAAGGCGCGTGAGAAGGTCGCAGGGCGCGCGGTCCTCTGGGATCCGATGCTCTCCGAGCTTCTACCCATCGTGTTCGACTTCATGGGCATCGCCGACCCGGAGGCTCCGACGATCGAGATGGATCCCGCGTTGCGGAAGCGAAAGCTCCTCGACTTCGTGTGCCGCGCGTCGGAGGCGCGGAATCGCACTCAGGGTGGCATCCTGCTGTGGGAAGATCTGCATTGGCTCGACGCGGCCAGCGACGAGATGCTCGCGGGCTGGCTCGCGGCCGTCGCCGGGACGCGCACGCTCGTGGTCACCAACTACCGCCCGGAGTATCGGGGCCGTTGGTCTTCCTGGGAGAACCACACCGAGGTACGCCTCGGCCCGCTGAAGTCCCGCGAGGTTCACACCCTCCTCACCGAGCTCTTGGGCTCCGACCACACCGTCTACGCGCTTCCCCGGATGATCGAGGAGCGCACCCGCGGAAATCCGTTCTTCATCCAGGAGGTCGTCCAGTCTCTGATCGAGAGCGGCGACCTGCGTGGGAAGCGCGGCTCCTACAAGCTCGAGACCGCCGTGCGCTCGCTTGCCATCCCGGGCAGTGTCCGGGCCGTACTCGCAGCTCGAATCGATCGACTCCCCGACGACCAGAAGTCGTTATTGCAGACCGCGTCCGTGCTCGGGAAGACGTTCGAAGAACCGGTGCTCGAGAAGGCGACGGGCTTGCCGCGTAGCCAACTCGCCGCGCCGCTCGCGTCGCTTCAGTCGGCGGAGATGATCCTCGAAGATGCGCTCTACCCGGTGCGCCGGTTCGCGTTCAAGCATCCCCTCACGCAGGAAGTCGCATACCACTCGCAACTCCAGGATCGTCGCGCCAAGACGCACCTCGCGGCAGCGCGAGCACTCGCGGACCTCCACTCGGACCAACTCTCCGAGAAGGCCGCCCTTCTCGCACACCACTTCGAGCAAGGCGGCAAAGCACTCGAAGCGGCCCGTTTCCACGCGCGGGCCGCGCTCTGGGTGGGGACCAAGGACATCCCCGAGGCGCTCCGCCACGACCGGCGCGTCGTCGAGTTGCTCGAGAGGATCTCACCGAGCGACGAGACGATGACCCTCGGCGTAAAGGCCCGCGCCCGCCTCCTCCAGCTCGCATGGCGGTCGGGCATGGAGCCCGAAGAAGAGGATCGCCTCTACCGAGAGGGTGCGGCGCTCGCCGAGCGGCTCGCCAACGAAGGCCTGCGCGCCACCGTCGCCGTCGGCTTCGAGATCTGCCTCGGAAATCGGGGCGACGAGGACGGCCGGGAGCGGCTAGGGCGAGAAACCTACCAGCGCGCGCTTTCGCTCGGCGACCGTGAACTCACCCTGATCACGCTCGTGCCGCTGGCGAACTCACTGCTCGAACGCGGCAAGCTCGCTGATGCCATGAGGCTCCTAGAGACACACGACGCCGACCTCGAACCCACCACGACCGACCGGGGTTTCGGCGAGTTCTCTGCGCGCACCCACCTGCTCGGGCTTCGCGCGCAAGCACACGCCGGACTCGGCAACTTCGAGACGGCCGAGATCGGCGCGGCCGACGCCATGGAGCGAGGCGTGCGAGACGGCCGAGCAGAAAGCGAGATGCTCGCGCACCTAACAGCGTCAGAGGTCCACCTTCGCGCGGGAGACGCGGATCGGGCAACCGAGCACGGACTGCGATTCCTCGAACTCGCCGAGCGCCACGGAGCACCGACCTACGTCACTCTGGCCCACAGCAGCGCGGCGCGGGCGAGAACGCTCGCCGGCGACGCCGAAGCAGCGATCGAGCACGCCCGCGTGGCCGGCGGGACCATCCTCGCGTACGGGCTGGAGGGCCTCCGGCCGTGGCAGGGGGAGGCGCTCGCAACGGCCCTTCTCGCGGGAGGATCCGTCGACGCTGCCGAGACGGGACGAGCAACCGCCGAGCTCTGCCGACGCACGGGCCAGACGACGGCGGGCGCTCTCTGCATGCTCGTGGTCGCCGCCACGACCGAGTTCCCGGAAGCCCGACGACTCCTCGACGGGGCGGACCAACGGCTTCGGGGAGCGGGCGCACGCGGCTACTTGCCCCTCGTCTTGGAGGCGCGCGCCGAGCTGGCCAGGCGGCGGGACGACCCCGCGAGAGTCCGCGCACACTACCGGGAAGCGAATCAGGCATGGTCCGAGATGGGCGCGCACGGGCACGCGGAGCGTACGCGGCGACTTCTCGACGAAACCTGA
- a CDS encoding response regulator produces the protein MAEILIVEDDASARAVLRETLELAGYQVREAGDGEEALRTLGDDVADLAIIDLFMPRKEGLETIREARGKFPELKIIAISGGGNRGQLEYLPIAERFGANRVLAKPFEQSTLLGAVEELLANSSVIH, from the coding sequence ATGGCAGAGATCTTGATTGTAGAGGATGATGCATCCGCCCGCGCCGTCCTCCGCGAGACCCTCGAACTCGCCGGCTACCAGGTACGGGAGGCCGGGGACGGGGAGGAGGCTCTCCGGACGCTCGGAGACGACGTCGCAGATCTCGCGATCATCGACTTGTTCATGCCTCGCAAAGAGGGTTTGGAGACCATCCGTGAAGCTCGCGGGAAGTTCCCCGAACTGAAGATCATTGCCATCTCCGGAGGCGGCAACCGGGGACAGCTGGAATACCTGCCGATCGCGGAACGCTTCGGCGCGAACCGGGTTCTGGCGAAGCCGTTCGAGCAATCGACGCTCCTCGGGGCGGTTGAAGAGCTGTTGGCGAATTCGTCGGTGATCCACTAA
- a CDS encoding LLM class F420-dependent oxidoreductase, with translation MRFGLTSPVVTLTPRGHAPWEDAAGPEELRQVAEAADRLGYHHLTCSEHVGIPTDVGPARGSRYYDPLATFGYLAAFTRRIRLATHVLVLPYHHPLEVAKRYGTLDRISNGRLILGVGVGSLEEEFRLLGAEFDARGPLFEDGLRALRAAMGGPTPSYQGTHFSFDGFTIDPCAVQDKVPLWIGGRSERSLRRALEFADGWDPFGLSLDALRDLLARARAKPAWIAREECGEPLDLIFQPERSLDLATPDGLERGREICRGYAEIGATVLSLRFRSASVEQFIEQLEIGAAELFPEFSV, from the coding sequence ATGCGGTTCGGACTCACCTCGCCGGTCGTCACGTTGACCCCGCGAGGACATGCGCCCTGGGAAGATGCGGCCGGACCGGAAGAGCTCCGCCAAGTTGCGGAGGCGGCCGACCGGCTCGGCTACCATCATCTCACCTGCAGTGAGCACGTCGGAATTCCGACGGACGTTGGGCCGGCGCGGGGCTCTCGTTACTACGATCCTCTCGCGACCTTCGGATACCTGGCGGCCTTCACGAGGCGGATCCGCCTCGCGACCCACGTCCTGGTGTTGCCGTACCACCACCCACTCGAGGTGGCGAAGAGGTACGGTACCCTCGATCGGATTTCGAACGGGCGGCTGATTCTGGGTGTCGGTGTCGGGAGTCTGGAGGAAGAGTTTCGTCTGCTCGGCGCGGAGTTCGACGCGCGGGGGCCGTTGTTCGAGGACGGACTTCGAGCGCTGCGTGCCGCGATGGGCGGGCCCACGCCGTCCTATCAGGGGACGCACTTCTCCTTCGACGGATTCACGATCGACCCCTGTGCGGTGCAGGACAAGGTGCCGCTGTGGATCGGAGGGCGGAGCGAGCGGTCGCTGCGCCGGGCGCTCGAGTTCGCGGATGGTTGGGATCCCTTCGGCCTCAGCCTCGACGCTCTCCGCGACCTGCTCGCTCGGGCTCGCGCGAAGCCCGCGTGGATTGCTCGCGAGGAATGTGGAGAGCCCCTGGATCTCATCTTTCAGCCCGAGCGTAGCCTCGACCTCGCGACACCGGATGGACTCGAGCGCGGGCGGGAGATCTGCCGGGGCTACGCGGAGATCGGGGCGACGGTTCTTTCTCTGCGGTTCCGGAGCGCGAGCGTCGAGCAGTTCATCGAGCAACTCGAGATCGGTGCCGCCGAGCTATTCCCGGAGTTTTCGGTCTGA
- a CDS encoding SDR family oxidoreductase, producing the protein MSTQALAGKTAFITGGGTGIGYGCTLALLRDGATVTIAGRRLEVLEEAATALRAQAPDGAEVRVTQCDVTSEEEVTACVAKAANDGHLDIAIANAGGGFGAYILLTDAATFRQSLDLNILGSYNTIRAAAFAMKDSGGGSIIAMSSIAGAITHQAMPAYCTAKAGLDMLVRCAADELGHFGIRVNSIQPGITATDMMKGAVIPNEDVVNDYIENMPLGRVGEVEDVGQLARFLAGPESSWITGQSVAVDGGHTLRRGPSYDALFRPALGEDTWKLVKGDS; encoded by the coding sequence ATGAGCACCCAGGCACTCGCAGGAAAGACGGCTTTCATCACCGGAGGCGGTACGGGCATCGGGTACGGCTGTACCCTCGCGCTGCTGCGCGATGGTGCGACGGTGACGATCGCCGGCCGGCGTCTCGAAGTCCTGGAGGAAGCGGCGACCGCACTGCGGGCACAGGCGCCCGACGGCGCAGAGGTGCGGGTCACACAGTGCGACGTCACGTCCGAGGAGGAAGTGACCGCGTGTGTCGCGAAGGCGGCGAACGACGGTCATCTCGATATCGCGATTGCCAACGCGGGCGGTGGCTTCGGGGCTTACATCCTGCTGACGGACGCCGCGACGTTCCGCCAATCGCTCGATCTCAACATCCTGGGCTCCTACAACACGATCCGCGCGGCGGCTTTTGCGATGAAGGACTCGGGCGGCGGCTCGATCATCGCGATGTCCTCGATCGCCGGCGCCATCACGCACCAGGCCATGCCGGCGTATTGTACGGCGAAGGCGGGTCTCGACATGCTCGTCCGCTGCGCCGCCGATGAACTCGGTCACTTCGGTATCCGGGTCAACTCGATCCAGCCGGGCATCACGGCGACGGACATGATGAAGGGCGCCGTCATTCCGAACGAAGACGTCGTAAACGATTACATCGAGAACATGCCGCTCGGCCGGGTCGGAGAGGTCGAGGACGTCGGTCAGCTCGCGCGATTCCTGGCGGGGCCCGAGTCTTCCTGGATCACCGGCCAGTCGGTGGCGGTCGACGGTGGGCACACTCTGCGCCGCGGCCCCAGTTACGATGCACTGTTTCGCCCCGCACTCGGCGAGGACACCTGGAAGCTCGTCAAAGGCGATTCCTAG